A region of the Neomicrococcus lactis genome:
CCCACATTGCTCTCGCGGGTCAGGTAGCAGCCCAGATCGATGTGTCTGAGCGACTAAATGAAGTGTTGCCGCTCTACCTCGGTATCGTTGTGGGCCTTTCACTGGTACTGCTATTGCTGGTCTTCCGTTCCGTCGTAGTGCCTCTCTTGGCCACCGCAGGCTTCCTGCTTTCACTGGCTGCTGCCTTTGGCGCGACCGTCGCGGTGTACCAGTGGGGTTGGCTCAGCGGCGTGTTTGACGTCAACGTTCCCGGCCCGATCATGAGCTTCATGCCAATCCTGTTGACAGGTATCCTGTTCGGCCTGGCGATGGACTACCAGGTGTTCTTGGTTTCTGGCATGAGGGAGTCTTTTGCCCACGGCCAGGACGCGCGTTTGGCGGTGCGAACCGGATTCGTCCATTCAGCACCTGTGGTGACGGCAGCTGCGCTGATCATGACCAGCGTCTTCGCCGGCTTCATCTTCAGCCACTTGACCATGATTCGCGCCATTGGCTTCTCCTTGGCGATCGGTGTACTTCTTGACGCTTTCGTAGTGCGCATGACCTTGACTCCGGCAATCATGCACCTGCTGGGTGATAAGGCTTGGTACATTCCACGCTGGCTGGACAAGATCTTGCCGGACGTTGACGTTGAAGGTGCCAAACTAGAAACTCGTCAGACCACTGCATCTCATCAGCTTGATGAGATGCAACTCGAGAACAGGACATGATCAACGCATGACGCAGACGGCACTCGCAGTCATCCTTGCTTCAACGAGCCCAGCTCGTTCTCGCATCCTCACCAACGCCTTGGTTCCGTTCACCGTGAGCCCGTCGGCGGTAGATGAAGAAGGAGAGCTTTCGCAGCTTATTGCCAAGAGCGGTAAGCCAAGCTCAGCAGAAGAAGCTGTCTTCCTCGCTGGGTTAAAAGCGGAGGCCGTGGCAAGAGACGCTGCGGGTGCCATCGTCATTGGTTGCGACTCCGTGTTTGAAGTCGATGGCGTGAGTTACGGGAAGCCGTACACGGTAGAAGAAACGGTGAATCGTTGGTCCATCATGAGCGGCAAGACCGGAACTCTTCACACCGGCCAAGTGGTCATTGATACTGCCAACGGCAATCGGCGCAGCGCGCGAGTAGTTTCGACAGAAGTAACCTTCACCGAGGTATCTCCGGAAGAAGCCCGTGCTTATGCCGAGACCGGAGAGCCTCTCCAGTGCGCTGGCGCCTTCACATTGGATGGGCGAGGCTCCGCATTTGTTGCGGGAATACAGGGTGATGCCAACGCCGTCATTGGCATTTCCACTGCCGCCTTGCGTGAACAATTTGCCGAGCTCGGTCACATGTTGCCACTGGCAGCCTTGTAGAACCCATACAAAAGCAAAACAAAATATCGACGCGAACGACGTGAATTACCGTGGGATTCACACAAAAGGGGTAGGCTCCCAATGTACTAAAAGAAGGAGCCTTCCCCTCGATGTCGTCATTGACCAAAGTTCTGATCGCTAACCGTGGCGAAATTGCCGTTCGTGTTATCCGGGCGGCCAAGGATGAAGGCATCGCCTCCGTCGCCGTATATGCAGATTCCGATCGCGATGCTTTGCACGCTCGACTTGCCGACGAAGCGTATGCGTTGAACGGCACCTCCGCTGCAGAGACCTACTTGGTGGGCGACAAGATCATCGAGATCGCTAAGCGATCCGGCGCCGACGCCATCCACCCGGGATACGGATTCCTTTCCGAGAACGCCGACTTCGCACAGCAGGTCATTGACGCCGGCCTCATCTGGATTGGCCCTTCCCCCGAAGCTATCTCGACTCTTGGAGACAAAGTTGCTGCGCGCCACATCGCCGGCAAAGTCGGCGCTCCTCTCGCGCCAGGCTCCCCTGGTCCCGTAGAAACCGTTGACGAAGTACTGAGCTTCGTTGATGAATTTGGTCTTCCCCTAGCTATCAAGGCTGCCTATGGCGGCGGCGGACGTGGCATCAAGGTGGCACGCACTCGCTCAGAAGTACCTGAGCTGTTTGAATCCGCAGTGCGCGAAGCCAAGGCAGCCTTCGGCCGCGGCGACTGCTTCGTAGAACGCTTCCTTGACGCACCGCGCCACGTCGAAACCCAATGTTTGGCAGATACGCACGGCAACGTCGTCGTGGTTTCTACCCGCGACTGCTCACTGCAGCGCCGCAACCAGAAGCTCGTAGAAGAGGCACCAGCTCCATTCTTGACGGATGACCAGCGCGAGCGGCTCTATGAGGCGTCCAAAGCGATTCTCAAGGAAGCAAAGTACACGGGCGCTGGCACATGCGAGTTCCTCATCGGCCAGGATGGCCTGATCACGTTTCTTGAGGTCAACACTCGACTTCAGGTAGAACACCCTGTCACCGAAGAAGTCACCGGAATTGACCTGGTACGTGAGCAGTTCCGCATCGCTCGCGGCGAAGAATTGGGCTACAAGGATCCTGAGATTCGTGGCCACTCCTTTGAGTTCCGCTTGAACGGTGAGGATCCAGGACGCTCGTTTATGCCGACTCCGGGCACCTTGACGAAGCTTGCGTTCCCGTCCGGCCCCGGCGTTCGAATTGATTCGGGCATCGAGCAGGGCGACACGGTATCCGGCAACTTTGACTCGATGATCGCGAAGATCATCGTTACCGGCCGAACCCGTAACGAAGCTGCCCAGCGCGCCCGCCGCGCTCTTGAGGAGTTGCAGGTCGAAGGTATGCCAACCGTGGCACCATTCCACCAAGCCGTCATGGCAGACCCTGCTTTTGTGCCGGAGGCTGATGATCAGCCGTTCTCCGTTCACACGCGTTGGATTGAGACCGAGTTCAAGAA
Encoded here:
- a CDS encoding acetyl/propionyl/methylcrotonyl-CoA carboxylase subunit alpha — translated: MSSLTKVLIANRGEIAVRVIRAAKDEGIASVAVYADSDRDALHARLADEAYALNGTSAAETYLVGDKIIEIAKRSGADAIHPGYGFLSENADFAQQVIDAGLIWIGPSPEAISTLGDKVAARHIAGKVGAPLAPGSPGPVETVDEVLSFVDEFGLPLAIKAAYGGGGRGIKVARTRSEVPELFESAVREAKAAFGRGDCFVERFLDAPRHVETQCLADTHGNVVVVSTRDCSLQRRNQKLVEEAPAPFLTDDQRERLYEASKAILKEAKYTGAGTCEFLIGQDGLITFLEVNTRLQVEHPVTEEVTGIDLVREQFRIARGEELGYKDPEIRGHSFEFRLNGEDPGRSFMPTPGTLTKLAFPSGPGVRIDSGIEQGDTVSGNFDSMIAKIIVTGRTRNEAAQRARRALEELQVEGMPTVAPFHQAVMADPAFVPEADDQPFSVHTRWIETEFKNTIPPFSVLEAGEAEDAESTKYTVEVGGKRIEVLLPAALTSGVSMSSRNSTSKPAKKRNFGGRRGGASSGASGDDLKSPMQGTIVKVAVKDGDTVKEGDLVLVLEAMKMEQPLSAHKDGVVSGLDATVGSTVSAGTTLAVIR
- a CDS encoding Maf family protein, with product MTQTALAVILASTSPARSRILTNALVPFTVSPSAVDEEGELSQLIAKSGKPSSAEEAVFLAGLKAEAVARDAAGAIVIGCDSVFEVDGVSYGKPYTVEETVNRWSIMSGKTGTLHTGQVVIDTANGNRRSARVVSTEVTFTEVSPEEARAYAETGEPLQCAGAFTLDGRGSAFVAGIQGDANAVIGISTAALREQFAELGHMLPLAAL